From Mesomycoplasma dispar, a single genomic window includes:
- a CDS encoding type I restriction-modification system subunit M: MLRKNMHQVNNENEKTQLYRTLLNLANITRGGADAWDIKQYIFGLLFYRFISSSLTNYINKNERENGNSNFNYEDISDEEAKIFDFDENLIITEKGFFLKPSQLFINIAKNAAKNDNLNVDLEKVFKEIQESKHPENDTKIFAGLFSDLNFNNEKLGNSVKERNSLLVDVIEEIAQLKLGDFSKSNIDAFGDAYEFLMHFYAAKAGKGGGEYFTPQEVSDLLVQISLASIKIPNRGKLKVYDPTCGSGSLLLKFIKLAKSKEGIVIDHETGKKIRQDEIILYGQEKNHTTYNLSRMNMVLHYLDYDQYKIEHGDTLADPKHSLEQKYHIIVSNPPYSADWKPSLLKDDERFQYAPLAPASKADLAFIMHMNYVLANNGVAVIVCFPGVLYRDGVEKQIREYLVSSSIDAVINLPNNLFYGTTIATSILVLNKAKKSDNIIFIDASEQFYKDRNKNKLTKENIDFIVDIYKNRKEIQNISKIATIDEIVENEYNLSVSKYVIKTQEDEVKDIAELNRKIEEIVAKNDEYRQKINEFIREFEEIE; this comes from the coding sequence ATGTTAAGGAAAAATATGCACCAAGTAAATAACGAAAACGAAAAAACACAATTATATAGAACTCTTTTAAATTTGGCTAATATTACTAGAGGCGGCGCTGATGCCTGGGATATTAAACAATACATTTTTGGTTTGCTTTTTTATCGTTTTATTTCTTCAAGTTTGACAAATTACATTAACAAAAACGAACGTGAAAATGGTAATTCTAACTTTAATTACGAAGATATTTCCGATGAAGAAGCTAAAATTTTTGATTTTGATGAAAATTTGATTATTACAGAAAAAGGTTTCTTTTTAAAACCAAGTCAACTTTTTATAAATATCGCAAAAAACGCTGCGAAAAACGACAATCTCAATGTTGATTTAGAAAAGGTTTTCAAAGAAATTCAAGAATCCAAACATCCTGAAAATGATACCAAAATTTTTGCCGGTTTATTTAGTGATCTTAATTTTAACAACGAAAAACTAGGTAATTCTGTTAAGGAAAGAAATAGTTTGCTTGTCGATGTTATCGAGGAAATTGCCCAACTTAAACTTGGTGATTTCAGTAAGTCAAATATTGATGCTTTTGGCGATGCCTACGAATTTTTAATGCATTTTTATGCAGCAAAAGCCGGAAAAGGCGGTGGTGAATATTTTACACCGCAAGAAGTTTCCGATTTACTAGTACAAATTTCACTGGCTTCGATTAAAATTCCAAACCGCGGAAAATTAAAAGTTTATGATCCAACTTGTGGTTCAGGTTCACTTTTACTTAAATTTATCAAGTTAGCAAAAAGCAAAGAGGGAATTGTTATCGATCACGAGACTGGTAAAAAAATTAGACAAGATGAAATTATTCTTTATGGTCAAGAAAAAAATCATACAACTTATAATTTATCAAGAATGAATATGGTGTTACATTATCTTGATTATGACCAATACAAAATTGAGCATGGTGATACTTTAGCCGATCCAAAACATTCTCTAGAACAAAAATATCATATTATTGTTTCAAATCCGCCTTATTCAGCAGATTGAAAACCATCATTGTTAAAAGATGATGAAAGATTTCAATACGCGCCATTAGCGCCTGCTTCAAAAGCTGATTTGGCTTTTATTATGCATATGAATTATGTTTTAGCAAACAACGGTGTCGCAGTAATTGTTTGTTTCCCTGGTGTTTTATACCGTGATGGGGTTGAGAAACAAATTCGCGAATATTTAGTTAGTTCAAGCATTGATGCTGTTATTAATTTGCCAAATAATTTATTTTACGGTACCACAATTGCGACTTCAATTTTAGTTTTAAATAAGGCGAAAAAAAGTGATAATATAATTTTTATCGATGCGAGTGAACAATTTTATAAAGATCGGAATAAAAACAAATTAACGAAAGAAAATATTGATTTTATTGTTGATATTTATAAAAACCGGAAAGAAATTCAAAATATTAGCAAAATTGCCACAATCGATGAAATAGTTGAAAACGAATACAATCTTTCTGTAAGTAAATACGTTATAAAAACTCAAGAAGATGAAGTCAAAGATATTGCTGAACTAAACCGAAAAATTGAAGAAATTGTTGCTAAAAATGATGAGTATCGTCAAAAAATTAACGAATTTATTCGTGAATTTGAGGAAATTGAATAA
- a CDS encoding class II fructose-bisphosphate aldolase: MALIDPKSVFLKLNAENKAIFAFNVLNLETLLAVIKAGEISQKPLIIQLSQGAIKYSRIEFLASMILSAIKNSSGQFIFHLDHCDDLELFQKYLEFGFNSAMFDGSKLEISENIEKSLKAKTLASKKNVFLELEIGQIGGKEIGYQENSEKIIELDVVKEFYEKTKPDLLAIAFGTAHGIYQKKAVLDWNLVKNFKKYYKIPLVMHGSSGLSREEIEKAINLGINKINVGTDLLVSFSNEVKKYFQENPNAYDIRKINQKGIEKMIEKVLFYLELS, from the coding sequence ATGGCGCTTATCGATCCAAAATCCGTATTTTTGAAACTAAATGCGGAAAATAAAGCAATTTTTGCTTTTAATGTTTTAAATTTAGAAACACTTTTAGCTGTAATTAAAGCAGGTGAAATTTCCCAAAAACCCTTAATTATTCAACTAAGTCAAGGCGCAATCAAATATTCACGCATTGAATTTTTAGCGTCAATGATTTTATCCGCGATTAAAAATTCTTCAGGTCAGTTTATTTTTCACCTTGATCATTGCGATGATCTAGAACTTTTTCAAAAATATCTTGAATTTGGTTTTAACTCGGCAATGTTTGATGGTTCAAAATTAGAAATTAGCGAAAATATTGAAAAATCACTAAAAGCAAAAACGCTCGCAAGTAAAAAAAATGTTTTTCTCGAACTAGAAATTGGTCAAATTGGCGGCAAAGAAATTGGTTATCAAGAAAATAGTGAAAAAATTATTGAACTTGATGTTGTTAAAGAATTCTATGAAAAAACCAAACCAGATCTTCTAGCGATCGCCTTTGGAACCGCGCATGGAATTTACCAAAAAAAAGCTGTTTTGGACTGAAATCTAGTTAAAAACTTCAAAAAATACTATAAAATCCCGCTTGTTATGCACGGAAGTAGCGGTCTTTCCCGGGAAGAAATTGAAAAAGCAATCAATCTTGGAATTAACAAAATTAATGTTGGTACTGACCTTTTAGTTAGTTTTTCTAATGAAGTTAAAAAGTATTTTCAGGAAAATCCTAATGCTTATGACATTAGGAAAATTAATCAAAAGGGGATTGAAAAAATGATTGAAAAAGTGCTTTTTTATCTTGAATTATCATAA
- a CDS encoding glucosamine-6-phosphate deaminase: MKILIFEKLDDLHKHCADLFIDQIRTKPDSILGFATGVSPIETYKLLIEDHQQNGTSWDKITTFNLDEFVGIDQNHPESFIKQMKTNLFDHINISSSRINIPNSKAENPENEANAYEQKIAENPIDLQYISIGINGHMAYNEPGTPFNSKTHVTNLTDETIVDMVKKGKFSTFDECPKQAITMGIQTILKYTKKAIMISFGSHKANVTKAMLEEKPNSEISASFLQLHPNCTFILDKEAASKLSKETLDKAIWY, translated from the coding sequence ATGAAAATTTTGATTTTTGAAAAATTAGACGATTTACACAAACACTGTGCTGATCTTTTTATTGACCAAATTAGAACAAAACCAGATTCAATTTTAGGTTTTGCAACCGGAGTTTCACCAATTGAAACTTATAAACTTTTAATTGAAGATCATCAGCAAAACGGGACTTCTTGGGATAAAATTACAACTTTTAACCTTGATGAATTTGTCGGAATTGACCAAAATCACCCTGAATCATTCATAAAACAAATGAAAACTAACTTATTCGACCATATTAACATTTCAAGTTCACGAATTAACATTCCCAATTCCAAAGCAGAAAATCCTGAAAACGAAGCAAATGCTTATGAACAAAAAATCGCTGAAAATCCGATTGATTTGCAATATATTAGCATCGGAATTAACGGTCATATGGCCTACAATGAGCCTGGAACGCCTTTTAATTCAAAAACTCATGTCACTAATTTAACAGATGAAACAATTGTTGATATGGTCAAAAAAGGGAAATTTTCCACTTTTGACGAATGTCCAAAACAGGCAATCACAATGGGAATTCAAACAATTTTAAAATACACAAAAAAAGCGATTATGATCTCTTTCGGTTCGCATAAAGCGAATGTGACAAAAGCAATGTTAGAAGAAAAACCTAATTCAGAAATTAGTGCATCTTTTTTGCAATTACATCCAAATTGCACTTTTATTTTAGACAAAGAAGCGGCCTCTAAATTGTCAAAAGAAACACTTGATAAAGCAATTTGGTATTAA
- a CDS encoding restriction endonuclease subunit S, whose product MTYISTNLETKKISDLFEIKRGNPKFTKEFINKNPGNFPVYSGSILNQGEIGKISTYDFEGEFLTWTIAGYAGHIFYRNGKFNTTNLCGVLKQKPEHKNNLKFFSYILPKYTLNNVIVRKKGYTILQSSELLNIEIPVPPIEIQEKVVEILDKINSFKKEITKGLEIENQLIKKQHQYYKSVLLKLLKISDSSLSLSLNK is encoded by the coding sequence TTGACTTACATCAGTACAAATTTAGAAACTAAAAAGATTTCTGATCTTTTTGAAATAAAACGTGGAAATCCTAAATTTACAAAAGAATTTATAAATAAAAATCCGGGAAATTTCCCGGTTTATTCGGGATCAATTTTAAATCAAGGTGAAATTGGAAAAATTTCCACTTATGATTTTGAAGGCGAATTTTTAACTTGGACAATTGCGGGTTATGCTGGGCATATTTTTTATCGGAACGGTAAATTTAATACAACAAATTTATGTGGTGTTTTAAAACAAAAACCTGAACATAAAAATAATTTGAAATTTTTTAGTTATATTTTACCAAAATATACTTTAAATAACGTGATTGTTCGAAAAAAAGGTTATACAATTTTGCAATCTAGTGAACTTTTGAACATCGAAATCCCCGTTCCTCCTATTGAAATTCAGGAAAAAGTTGTTGAAATTCTTGACAAAATTAACAGTTTTAAAAAAGAAATTACTAAAGGACTTGAAATTGAGAATCAGTTAATAAAAAAACAACATCAATATTATAAAAGCGTTTTATTAAAACTACTTAAAATTAGCGATAGCTCTCTCTCTCTCTCTCTGAACAAATAG
- a CDS encoding restriction endonuclease subunit S gives MDSKTNQKSFEKHGIFDNFKNWKIQQFKLGDLFEIKRGRVISKTYIAENPGKFPVYSSATQNNGEIGKISTFDFDGEFITWTTDGAWAGTVFYRNEKFNATNVCGVLKNKTKNNTKFLFYLLKFVFPNYVNRETSNPKLMSNVVSDIQIPVPPIEIQEKILNIFEKIENFNALIDILDSEKELRLKQLNFYKNKILSFLDLKPTSHTHTHRERERE, from the coding sequence ATGGATAGCAAAACTAACCAAAAATCATTTGAAAAACACGGTATTTTTGATAATTTTAAAAACTGAAAAATTCAGCAGTTCAAACTTGGTGACTTATTTGAAATAAAACGGGGAAGAGTAATATCGAAAACATATATCGCTGAAAATCCTGGAAAATTCCCAGTTTATTCATCCGCAACTCAAAACAATGGCGAAATTGGAAAAATTTCCACTTTTGACTTTGATGGTGAATTTATTACCTGAACAACCGATGGTGCTTGAGCCGGAACTGTTTTTTATCGAAACGAAAAGTTTAACGCTACAAATGTTTGCGGTGTTTTGAAAAATAAAACTAAAAATAATACTAAATTTTTGTTCTATTTGTTAAAATTTGTATTTCCTAATTATGTAAATCGAGAAACTTCTAATCCAAAATTAATGTCTAACGTGGTTTCTGACATTCAAATCCCCGTTCCTCCTATTGAAATTCAGGAAAAAATTTTAAATATTTTTGAAAAAATAGAGAATTTCAATGCCCTAATTGATATATTAGATTCGGAAAAAGAATTAAGATTAAAACAATTAAATTTTTATAAAAATAAAATTTTGTCATTTTTAGATTTAAAACCTACGTCACACACACACACACACAGAGAGAGAGAGAGAGAGTAA
- the lepB gene encoding signal peptidase I yields MIVKPKISNSKFLKFIRKNRLIIILSFILVSLLIVLLLFIYVFRLVSVQGISMLPTLKDGQKIFINKVKKPQRNDVVVFNYNKTVLIKRLVGIPGDKLEVNENSVLINGKLVASFSDLGFWKFNGIIPENKFFALGDNINFSNDSRTFGLFDLNAIQGIWA; encoded by the coding sequence ATGATAGTTAAACCCAAAATTTCAAACAGTAAATTTTTAAAATTCATCAGGAAAAATCGCCTAATTATTATACTTTCCTTCATTTTAGTTAGTCTTTTAATAGTTCTTTTACTTTTTATTTATGTCTTTCGTTTAGTGAGTGTGCAAGGAATTTCGATGTTACCGACACTAAAAGATGGGCAGAAAATTTTTATAAATAAAGTTAAAAAACCACAACGCAATGATGTTGTTGTTTTCAACTATAATAAAACAGTTTTAATTAAAAGGTTAGTCGGGATTCCTGGTGATAAATTAGAAGTTAACGAAAATTCAGTTCTAATAAACGGAAAATTAGTTGCTAGTTTTTCTGATTTAGGGTTTTGGAAATTTAACGGTATTATTCCTGAAAACAAATTTTTTGCTCTTGGTGATAATATTAATTTTAGCAATGACAGTCGTACTTTTGGACTGTTTGATTTAAATGCAATTCAAGGAATTTGGGCATAA
- a CDS encoding restriction endonuclease subunit S — translation MVNLFDLIWQKTFEFIGNFQFFDFLKYKKPIGEITKLTRGNGKLTKKFIEKNPGNFPVYSGSTINNGEIGKISTYDFEGEFLTWTIDGYAGTVFYRNEKFSANSHCGIIEIKDQKIVNPKFLQYILQTLTPKFVNFDATIPSLSMEKMKKIEVLIPAKIIQDQIANDIEMIQIIFNKINYNIEKEIKFLKKQQNFYRNLIFDKFKNL, via the coding sequence ATAGTTAATTTATTCGACCTTATTTGGCAAAAAACCTTTGAATTTATAGGTAATTTTCAATTTTTTGATTTTTTAAAATATAAAAAACCAATTGGTGAAATCACCAAATTAACCCGTGGAAACGGAAAACTAACCAAGAAATTTATTGAAAAAAATCCGGGAAATTTTCCGGTTTATTCAGGATCGACGATTAATAACGGCGAAATTGGAAAAATTTCCACTTATGATTTTGAAGGCGAATTTTTAACTTGAACAATCGATGGTTATGCCGGAACTGTTTTTTACCGAAATGAAAAATTTAGTGCTAATTCGCATTGCGGGATAATCGAAATCAAAGACCAAAAAATTGTAAACCCTAAGTTTTTACAGTATATTTTGCAAACCCTAACCCCAAAATTTGTTAATTTTGATGCGACAATCCCTTCGCTTTCAATGGAAAAAATGAAAAAAATCGAAGTCTTAATTCCAGCAAAAATAATCCAGGATCAAATTGCTAATGATATTGAAATGATTCAAATTATTTTTAATAAAATTAATTATAATATTGAAAAAGAGATTAAATTTCTAAAAAAACAACAAAATTTTTATAGAAATTTAATTTTTGATAAATTTAAAAATTTATAA
- a CDS encoding PTS transporter subunit EIIC, which translates to MSSKFSKKIKTFTPKGKTSTSENSVFNRILNQLQRLGKSLMFPIAVLPIAALLLRIGALIQDPAANNSIGISEVQKFIGRLISTPGGIVFDNLAIIFAIGISFGFAKDNRGEAALVGAVVWYGMTALLKQNQLAEAIYSKVLVAQSGELKGLTQLLYFLKSGKPVYQLDSGVIGGITVGIIVAFLYNKYKNVKLPQTLSFFGGRRFVPMLGILSIIPLGLFFAIIWPWAQYALIKIGSALSDQSANRYARGFYVSIYAFLNRLLQPFGLHHILNTFVWFQLPIEGKLISPVVDQVGKTIAKVGDIYTVNGDITAFNTGIIGSGGFTTGFFPLYLGGLPGAAVAMIFAAKRENRKTITTFLAGATLVSFLTGIDEPLIFTFIFISPLLWLLNAFLTSLIYMFVTWTGMSIGIGFSAGFIDYIVSFPRSWAFAKNSGIMANPLWIWAFSAIMFLIQGSSFYFCIKKFDIKTLGREDKIETEINNKKENLDIENTDKLQLKNKIVTQNKEKFNDDYEKMAITFIEILGKENIEEVSNCATRLRLIVKDNKKNDELDAKILAAGGRGIVRVGNKGLQIIIGTDVEFVADHLRKMIGK; encoded by the coding sequence ATGTCATCTAAATTTTCTAAGAAAATTAAAACATTTACTCCGAAGGGAAAAACATCAACATCAGAAAATTCGGTTTTCAACCGAATTTTAAATCAATTACAACGGCTTGGAAAATCACTAATGTTTCCAATCGCCGTTTTGCCAATTGCTGCACTTTTATTAAGAATCGGCGCGCTAATTCAAGATCCAGCAGCAAACAATTCCATCGGTATTTCCGAAGTGCAAAAATTTATCGGACGGTTAATTTCAACTCCAGGTGGTATCGTTTTTGATAATTTAGCAATTATTTTTGCAATCGGTATTTCCTTTGGTTTTGCCAAAGATAATCGCGGCGAAGCCGCGCTTGTTGGTGCGGTTGTTTGATACGGAATGACGGCACTTTTAAAACAAAATCAACTTGCCGAAGCAATTTATTCAAAAGTTTTAGTGGCACAATCTGGCGAACTCAAAGGTTTAACGCAACTTTTGTATTTTCTAAAAAGTGGAAAGCCTGTCTACCAATTAGACTCAGGTGTGATTGGCGGAATTACTGTCGGAATTATTGTTGCATTTTTGTATAATAAATACAAAAATGTGAAACTACCACAAACACTTTCGTTTTTTGGCGGGCGTAGATTTGTACCGATGTTAGGAATTTTGTCAATAATTCCGCTTGGTTTATTTTTTGCAATCATTTGACCTTGAGCTCAATATGCGCTAATTAAAATCGGTTCAGCCCTTTCGGATCAAAGCGCAAATCGTTATGCTCGCGGATTTTATGTCTCAATTTATGCATTTCTTAACAGGTTGCTCCAGCCTTTTGGACTTCATCACATTTTGAATACTTTTGTTTGATTTCAATTGCCAATTGAAGGTAAATTAATTAGCCCTGTTGTTGACCAAGTGGGGAAAACTATTGCAAAAGTTGGCGATATTTACACTGTAAATGGGGATATAACCGCATTTAATACTGGTATTATTGGTTCGGGTGGGTTTACAACTGGGTTTTTCCCTTTATATTTAGGGGGACTGCCAGGCGCGGCAGTAGCAATGATTTTTGCCGCAAAACGGGAAAATAGGAAAACAATTACTACTTTTTTAGCAGGGGCAACACTTGTAAGCTTTCTTACTGGAATTGATGAACCTTTAATTTTCACTTTTATCTTTATTTCCCCACTTTTATGACTTTTAAACGCTTTTCTCACTTCACTAATTTATATGTTTGTAACATGAACGGGGATGAGCATCGGAATTGGTTTTAGTGCGGGATTTATTGACTATATTGTTTCTTTTCCACGTTCTTGAGCGTTTGCAAAAAACAGTGGAATTATGGCAAATCCACTATGAATTTGGGCATTTTCAGCAATAATGTTTTTAATCCAAGGTTCAAGTTTTTACTTTTGCATTAAAAAGTTTGATATTAAAACTTTAGGTCGTGAAGACAAAATTGAAACTGAGATAAATAATAAAAAAGAGAATTTAGACATTGAAAATACCGACAAATTACAATTAAAGAACAAAATTGTAACACAAAATAAAGAAAAATTTAACGATGACTACGAAAAAATGGCAATAACCTTCATTGAAATTTTAGGCAAAGAAAACATTGAAGAGGTCTCAAATTGCGCAACAAGATTAAGGCTTATTGTTAAAGATAATAAAAAAAACGATGAATTAGATGCAAAAATTCTCGCAGCAGGCGGTCGCGGAATCGTTCGTGTTGGTAATAAAGGTCTGCAAATTATAATTGGCACTGATGTCGAATTTGTTGCCGATCATCTTCGTAAAATGATAGGAAAATAA
- a CDS encoding ATP-binding cassette domain-containing protein produces the protein MIKIKNLSKNFNQKAIFKNFSLDISSNELVFIVGPSGIGKTTLINLIANFSQKDGGEILFYKDNKIVKNPLIDVVFQDFNLIESATGMENIRIGVNAINFNIDEKNIEENASFVNISKENLANNVSNLSGGEKQRIAILRSLTRESDFILLDEPTGNLDFENAKILFEKIQLLKKNKTILIVSHNLDLAKKYADKIIYLKNESVLEIDKIEEINKEINTNKSNYEFKFEKKPLKLVDKLKSVFLFLKLDFKNKVIITILLITTFLISILSLNLFVALDTQAKGVDLQRIHQYNLDSFEVSKKEISPFFTEEIEKFNTKKDIINKIVPLFRTQNFTFAYNNHEKELISEKNEIELIDQSDFFKNRFKFDNKNLQGNFIRNENEIIISNSVVQKLKIINPIGKKIKIKALRNSNVDEIPTIFEVSIVGVNYSTNLLGRTPSFLHHNLAKKINESFIKNSSDQGLFSDIIISPLNAKNFEIVVIEKKYLLKDLKVKNFKINDGRLPEKKDEIVVSVNTLKKINEIIDNLNNRINELNKKNDNKLAKYPKLKIGEKVKLSAKTGEDVPFKIVGIFDPKENPELEEKKLESKYQIIMHNDGDDYRNTIRPYAAKIFLKSDNIDENLISFKKDFSNFRFTNDLESVKLLIWNSTFLVKAVLLFIQIILIVLLLVFSVLYAKNLTQSKIKSIGILKSLGEKTRKIFFLHILNIFVISSLIFISGLIISLPSIPYLYKLITTADFVSPTYTQSFINFILIWFSISLLIFLIYFFISLRYYKKPVTELLKNNL, from the coding sequence ATGATAAAAATTAAAAATTTGAGTAAAAATTTTAACCAAAAAGCTATTTTTAAAAATTTTAGCCTAGACATCTCGTCTAATGAGTTGGTCTTTATCGTTGGACCTTCTGGGATTGGGAAAACTACTCTTATTAACCTAATCGCTAATTTTAGTCAAAAAGATGGAGGTGAAATTCTTTTTTATAAAGATAACAAAATTGTTAAAAACCCTTTAATTGACGTTGTTTTTCAAGATTTTAACCTAATTGAATCCGCTACTGGTATGGAAAATATTAGAATTGGAGTTAATGCAATAAATTTTAATATTGATGAAAAGAATATTGAAGAAAACGCAAGTTTTGTTAATATTTCAAAAGAAAATTTAGCAAATAATGTAAGTAATTTATCAGGCGGTGAAAAACAACGGATTGCGATTTTACGATCATTAACTCGTGAATCAGACTTTATTTTGTTAGACGAACCAACTGGAAATCTTGACTTCGAAAATGCTAAAATTCTTTTCGAAAAAATACAATTATTAAAGAAAAACAAGACTATTTTGATAGTTAGCCACAATTTAGATCTTGCTAAAAAATACGCTGATAAAATAATTTACCTAAAAAATGAATCTGTATTAGAAATTGATAAAATTGAAGAAATAAATAAAGAAATAAATACAAATAAAAGTAATTATGAATTTAAGTTTGAAAAAAAACCATTAAAATTAGTTGATAAATTAAAATCTGTTTTTTTGTTTTTGAAACTCGACTTTAAAAACAAGGTTATTATTACCATTTTATTAATTACCACATTTCTAATTAGCATTTTAAGTCTTAATTTGTTTGTTGCACTTGATACACAAGCAAAAGGTGTTGATTTGCAACGAATTCATCAATATAATTTAGATTCCTTTGAGGTTAGTAAAAAAGAAATTTCGCCGTTTTTCACTGAAGAAATTGAGAAATTTAACACTAAAAAAGACATTATTAATAAAATTGTTCCACTTTTTAGGACTCAAAACTTTACTTTTGCTTATAACAACCATGAGAAAGAATTAATTTCTGAAAAAAATGAAATAGAACTAATTGACCAATCTGATTTTTTTAAAAATAGGTTCAAATTTGACAACAAAAACCTTCAAGGTAACTTTATACGAAATGAAAATGAAATTATTATTTCAAATTCAGTTGTGCAAAAATTAAAGATCATCAATCCTATTGGCAAAAAAATCAAAATCAAGGCCTTACGCAATTCAAATGTCGATGAAATTCCAACAATTTTTGAAGTTAGTATTGTCGGAGTAAACTATTCGACTAATTTATTGGGCAGAACACCTTCTTTTTTACATCATAATTTAGCAAAAAAAATTAATGAATCCTTTATCAAAAATTCTAGCGATCAAGGATTATTTAGTGATATAATAATTTCTCCTTTGAATGCAAAGAATTTTGAAATAGTTGTAATTGAAAAAAAATATTTATTAAAAGATTTAAAAGTTAAAAATTTTAAAATTAATGACGGTCGACTTCCTGAAAAAAAAGATGAAATTGTTGTTTCAGTTAATACCCTTAAAAAAATAAATGAAATTATAGATAATTTAAATAATAGGATTAATGAGTTAAACAAAAAAAATGATAATAAACTTGCAAAATACCCCAAACTTAAAATAGGAGAAAAAGTTAAATTATCGGCAAAAACTGGAGAAGATGTTCCTTTTAAAATTGTAGGAATTTTTGATCCAAAAGAAAATCCTGAATTAGAAGAAAAAAAACTAGAATCTAAATACCAAATTATAATGCACAATGACGGTGATGATTATAGAAATACTATAAGACCATATGCTGCAAAAATATTTTTAAAATCTGATAATATTGATGAAAATTTAATATCTTTTAAAAAGGATTTTTCAAATTTCCGTTTTACAAACGATCTTGAATCAGTTAAATTATTAATTTGAAATTCTACTTTTTTAGTAAAAGCAGTTCTACTTTTTATTCAAATAATTCTTATAGTTTTACTATTGGTATTTTCAGTTCTTTATGCAAAAAATTTAACACAATCAAAGATAAAATCAATTGGAATTCTTAAATCACTCGGCGAAAAAACTCGAAAAATATTTTTCTTACATATATTAAATATTTTTGTAATTTCTTCCTTAATTTTCATTTCAGGTTTAATAATAAGTTTACCTAGCATTCCATATTTGTATAAATTGATCACAACTGCAGATTTTGTAAGTCCAACTTATACGCAAAGTTTTATTAATTTTATTTTAATTTGATTCTCAATTAGCTTGCTTATTTTTCTTATCTATTTTTTTATATCATTGAGATATTACAAAAAACCTGTCACTGAACTTCTTAAAAATAATTTATAA